In a genomic window of Melitaea cinxia chromosome 2, ilMelCinx1.1, whole genome shotgun sequence:
- the LOC123664970 gene encoding uncharacterized protein LOC123664970: MVEKGEMKAESLLNLDDLLQCPVCYEIPSGQIFQCNEGHHVCGRCKMRLDVCPVCRALFFGTRNYAMEELIANFRKLRAFKLGSKATTGSGSSENSTPAKETILAECENDTNEDEEEENNSNVTNETTQRAPQACKGLFRCLCCKNGNGERLPAARLLNHLRYFHSPDLLEGRSENGEYLQAWQISTIPGNVVTAVRIADMGIFFLTIEIYNDSVCAWLSMAASPWVAHTFNYTVTICGNDREAIFSDSVWSVKSCEGTLKKRGHCLLVKEMDARALLAAATINGKLSVRRTPPDQIVNQAQPRAVLRIANRGNNQNNSDLEPFLRDLQDDVQRLSRAFIRETRALVRSEAEIRSRIDNLSNTNPTPSRDRTQELEMESQAQAGQTSNDSHLSRSARRRLRQRLRAVLNGPAAAQSVEQEPHGDGDAPPSPPPAPPARPAPSSGPSQPANGTRNKKKRRQRRRATTRS, encoded by the exons GCAGAATCTTTACTGAATCTTGATGACCTTCTACAATGTCCAGTGTGCTACGAAATACCTTCAGGACAGATATTTCAATGCAACGAGGGTCACCATGTTTGTGGTCGATGCAAGATGCGCCTGGACGTATGTCCTGTTTGCCGCGCATTATTTTTTGGCACGCGAAACTATGCGATGGAAGAATTAATAGCCAATTTTAGAAAACTACGTGCTTtt AAATTAGGCAGCAAGGCTACAACAGGATCTGGTTCTTCAGAAAACAGCACACCTGCTAAAGAGACAATTTTAGCAGAATGTGAAAATGATACTAATGAggatgaagaagaagaaaataattcTAATGTTACAAAT GAAACAACTCAAAGAGCACCACAAGCTTGCAAAGGTCTTTTTCGTTGTCTTTGTTGTAAAAATGGCAACGGAGAAAGATTACCAGCTGCACGTTTACTTAATCATCTTCGTTACTTTCATTCTCCAGATTTACTTGAG ggtcGATCTGAAAATGGAGAATATTTACAAGCATGGCAGATTTCAACTATACCTGGTAATGTAGTGACTGCTGTCAGAATAGCTGATATGGGTATATTCTTTCTGACTATAGAAATATACa aCGATTCCGTTTGTGCGTGGCTGAGTATGGCCGCATCGCCTTGGGTAGCTCACACGTTTAATTATACAGTTACCATTTGTGGTAATGACCGTGAAGCTATATTTTCCGATAGC gtaTGGTCAGTGAAATCTTGCGAAGGTACATTAAAAAAGCGCGGACACTGTCTATTAGTTAAAGAAATGGATGCGAGGGCGTTGCTCGCCGCCGCCACGATCAACGGCAAGTTGTCGGTGCGTCGCACGCCCCCCGACCAGATCGTCAACCAAGCGCAGCCGCGCGCCGTCCTGAGGATCGCCAACCGCGGCAACAACCAGAACAACTCCGACTTGGAACCTTTTCTACGGGACCTACAGGACGACGTCCAGAGATTGTCTCGAGCGTTCATTCGCGAAACGCGCGCTCTGGTGCGTTCCGAAGCCGAAATACGATCGAGAATCGATAATTTGTCGAACACCAATCCGACTCCGTCGAGAGATCGCACCCAGGAGCTCGAAATGGAATCGCAGGCTCAAGCCGGTCAGACGTCAAACGACTCGCACCTCTCTCGGAGCGCGCGCAGACGCTTACGACAGCGCCTGCGGGCGGTTCTCAACGGGCCCGCCGCGGCGCAGAGCGTGGAGCAGGAGCCGCATGGCGACGGGGACGCGCCGCCctcgccgccgcccgcgcccccCGCGCGCCCCGCGCCCTCGAGCGGGCCCTCGCAGCCCGCGAACGGTACTCGCAATAAGAAAAAGCGCCGTCAACGCAGACGAGCGACTACTCGTtcttaa